gccctatgctatttaacatttgtttCAATAACCTTGAAGAAAACatcaaatcatcactgataaagtttgcagatgatacaaaaatcgGGGGAGTGGTAAGTAATGAAGATGACAGGTCACTGACACAGCAATCTGGATACTTGGTAAATCAGGcggaagcaaacaatatgcatttaacatggctaaatgtaaacgtatacatctaagaacaatGAATGTCAGTCATACATGCACAACGGGGGACTCTTTTCCTGGGAAGCACTGACTGTGAAAAAAATTggaggatcatggtggataatcagctgaatctCTGGATGCATAAACCGCAATCTCGAGTAGAAGCAGAggggttattttacttctgtacttggcactgctggaatcctgtgtccagttctgaagtccagaattcaagaaggatattgataaattggggagggtTTAGAAAGCCAtgagaacgattaaaggattagaaaacagaccttacagtgatagactcaaggtggtcaatctacttagcttaacaaaaagctggttaaggggtgatttgatcaaagtctgtaagtatctacatggggaacaaatatttaataacgagctcttcagtctagcagagaaaagtataacacaatccagtggatggaagttgaagctagaaaaattcagactgaaaataaagtgtaaatttttaactgtgagagtaattaaccattggaacaatttaccaagggtcagagTGGATTCTCCCCCGTGGCCaattttctaaaagctctgctctattCATTATTTTGAGGCATTTCTCTCCTGTGTTATCCAAggggtcagacaagatgattgcagtggtcccttctggtcttggaatttatgaatctaatGTCAGTGACTAACCTTTTGGATAAAGGAAGTCTTTGCCAaagactccaccccttcccttttAACTAGGGCTTTTAGTGCTCCCTTCATAGATATCCTGAGACCCCCGGACAGACATCCCCCACCAAAACCAGGACAAGCAAACTGGATGCTGCTAATATTTCTAAAAGCAAAAAACCCTTTCAGCCCCTGCCAGGCCCCTGATCCAGCACAGACACGGTGCCTACACCCCATCTTGTACAAATGCTTTTCAGGGCACTTTAAGCACACTCTCCTCTGTCCATGGTCACCACTTGCACCAGGCCCTGACCTTACCACTGGGGCCTCCAGATCAGCCCATGCTTCTGTTCAGTCACTACCCACCTGGCCCACTTGGGGAGGGAATTACCAGTGAAAGACTAAAGCTGGTAGCCACCAAAAGGCAGCGCTGTTAGCTGGCTCCATGACATTGGAAGGGAAGGAGGAttatctctctgcctcctctgggAGAGGCGCCCATGCACCACTGCTTCTCTGGGTCTGCACCTTCACTGACAGTTATAGGGCACTTCCCCCACACTGCTCTGCCACCAGCACTGGCTAGAGTGGTTATAGCTTCATGCGTCTTAACCCCATGACAACCCAGTGGTAAATGCATCCGCAGGTAGTGCACACAAGGGCCTAGAGCTGTCAGGGGAGTTATAACCTCACTGTTACTCTCTGAGGCCAAACCCTCACTAGGCACTGGACACCAAAGCACCCAGAGCTGAAGCATTGTGTGGGAGGAACCTTGTGCTGCTATTGCTGGTCCTGGAGCCATTTTGGAGACAGCGGAATTCATGTTTCAGGACAGTCCATGCTGGCTCCACAGCATCAACAGGAGGGGGAGGAAAACCCCTCCTGCAGACAGTAGAGTCAACAGCTCCAACTgctccatagaggaggcagagCCCCTGAATAGGAAGgagccatttttacagtcacttggCAGAGCAGAACAGAGCCTCCAAGTGTAAATGCAACTACTGGAGCACATTGGGTTTTAGCAGCACTCTCCAGCAGCCTGCACCTGGGGCACTAGCACAAAGCGAGCACGGACTGGGTTTGAAATGCCACCACCCTGAGCCGAGAGCATTTCACATCTGTGTAAATGACCATGGGGTGCAGGCCCAGTGTCAGGCTTCTCAACTGCATACCCAAAGGGTAGCCAGTCACTATGGGCTCCATAACATGAGATCAGAGGACCCCGACTCCCATGTCACACCACACACCTCTGCGCTGCTTCCCTGAAGAGAACACGACATTCTCCATCCACTCAGGGTAAATTCTCCATGTGTCTCTGTTCAGATTTCGGATGTTTCATTAGAGTCTATCGAAAAGCCAAAGTGGCagctcatttgaaaatctgtaATAATAACTCAGCTGCCAGCGTGCGGTGTGAAAGAGCAAAGTCCGCTTTACTGGGGAGGGTGGGTCTGTTACAAACACACGGGCCGGAGTGACAGTGCACAGTGAGGGGGAGACCGTGGCATTGGCAGTCATCCAAAAGGTTCAAAGAACAGATttattttcagaaggaaaaaaaaaaaaaaatacagatttgatTGAAGACTCCAAAAATATACGGGTGCTTATCCTTGATCTGCTGGAAGAGTTGTGAGCTGCTGCACAGAGTGCTTTGAACTCAATATGCCCAGCCCCCAAGCACTGGGCCCACtacaggctgcccctctccccactgtaAAGCCCACAGGATGCTGACTGCAGCAGAAAGCCAGATTCCAGCAGTTAGGCATTTTACCCAGGACAGCACCAAATTCCATATTCCCCTTACTGGCGTCGGCGGCTCAGTCTGTGCTTGCCCTAGAACCAGCGCCAGCATCAATGGGGACAGTTGTCTTTCACATGAGCCTACACACAGACGCTAGGCTAGAGGCACTcgcctctcctcccccaaccccgctcAGGCCCAGTGAGGGGGCACACAGTGCCAGTATTGTCTCAAGCTTCAGGGCAGAGCAGAAAGCAAGTGAACCAGAGTTAATTTGAAAGAACAGCAATGAATTAAGGAAGGCAGCTCCTCTGAGCATGCTCTAGGTGGATAAGAATCAACTGCTAATCAGCTGTCAGTTACCAGCTGCTTGTGGCTACCTAGAGTCTTGAACATCCTTGGACTGGGACTCCTGCCCGTGGCATTCTGGAAGGGTGTTCTGGGATCTCGCTGGGCTAGGACAGCTGGAGACAGCACATCACTCAGGGCTAGTAATAAGCAAACTCTGATCAGTCACATGCTTTACAAAGAGCGGAAAGCACCATCTTGCCCCAACAATTTAGTTATCTAGGAGTCTCtagtccctcctgccctccccccccccaccacacacacacacacacagagctctgtcTGGACCAGATCACCAGATGAATCAAATCCTTGTAGGAGAAGGGAGGTGCCTTCACATGGCTGCGAGTCCAGCGGAGGAAAGTAGGGTCAAGACCAGGACCAGGACTCCAGACTGGTAGACTTGGGGAATCTTAAATCCTTTTCCCATGTCCCACATCTAGAGACAAAGAGAACAGAGACACACTCAGCAAGGAATCAGGGCGTCCCACTGGAGCACTCGCACAGTCTGCAACTGAACCCCAGGCCTCCAGGGCCATCAGTGCTTTGCAGAAAATAGGCAAAGAACAAGCCAGAGAAGGGAACAGCCCCTCTGGCTATGGAGCTGTTGAGATCCCTCTTGGAGTAGTGTGTTCTGAGTACCTGACTGCAAATGGGAGGGAGTGCCGAGAACTGCCCAAGTGAGGAAGGGGCCGGGGGACCTATCACAAGTTCTctagggtgaggggtgcaggctgcgtGCAGGGGCAGTGTGAGCCCCAGGACTTAGATTGGACAGAGCACTAGAGATGCTGATGCCAGGGATCATCCTGGGAATGGCCTAGGTGACCCAATAGAAATGAACAATCTTTGATAATGCCCTGTGGAATTAGCTACCCGTGAGTCCCGTTCATCACACAAACGACAAACCCTGTCCCAGCGAAGCTGGTTCCATCTGGTTTGACTGACTATcagtaaggctgcgagtttgtcacagaggtcacggattccgtgactttccgtgacctttgtgacttctgcagcggccagttcgcctggctcaggggcagctcaggcagcccctgtgccagtcacaccagctgctgctggggcagtctcgggccaccgcccccctgcagcagcagaagagtttgggtgtgggacagggcagggggttgaggtacgGGACAGGTTCTGGTGGCACTTACCTGGggagctccccagaagcagcgacatcccccttgctcagctgctaggcggaggtgtggccaggcagctctgcacgcagCCTCCACCCAGAGCACTGGTGTCGccgttcccattggctgggaaccatggccaatgggagctgcgggggcggcagaggcagcacacaggctgcctggccacgcctccgcttAGCAGCTGAgcttgggggaggcggggggcacagaaccaggtagggagcctgccagccccaccaattctcctcccccccccccaccagcaggTGTCCTGGGCCACGCAGTGCCACCcgcactcccccagcacctgcggcagccccctccccatccaagttttagtcacgggtatttttagtaaaagtcatggacaggtcacaggctgtgaatttttgtttactgcccatgacctgtccgtgactttaaaatacccctgactaaaacttagcCTTAGCCATCAGTAATGCACTGAGGTGGCAGGCAGCAACAGACAAGGCAGACAGTCTtgtctgttcccagttctgccactgactacCTGTATGACTTTGTGCCAGTTACTTAGGCCTAAACTTTCTAAGCATTCACTGGTGCTGGGTGAGCAACCTGAGACAATGTCCTGGTTTTCAAAAGGGTGAGGCAGCCTCTGCTCTAAACAAATATCTAATGGAGACACcactggaaaatcaggccccagatgTCTCAGAGTGGGCACCCATAGTAAGTCCACACTCCAGATAACACTGGATGTAAcagtcgctctgtgcctcagctctccCTCTGTACATGGGAACTTACAGATCCCACTCAGTATTATGCCAAGGAGCTCCACAGGAGAGCCAAACATCAGTCACAGGAGGCATCTCCCCTTCTCCAGTGGGGAATCTTACCAGTGCTCCTAACCCAGCCACTCATGCAGTCAGCCCCGTCCCCTCAAAGACAGGGAACGCAGCATTCAGGAGTCATTTTCCTCACTGTCTGAATTTCTCTCTGACTGTGTCTCTGTATATGGAGTGTGAGTCAATCACCACGGTGTCAGACATGGACCTAGTTGGTCATTCAGTCTGCTGCTAGCCCTGGCCAACGTAGGACTGCTCCGTGTCACATACAGGTGCTATCAGGTGATCAGAAGATGTACCAGTGCACTAAAAGTCTAAGTTAAGGGAGGAAAGAGCTGGGAATTTCAGCCTAAGCTGGCAGTGCCTTTGGTTTACGTGGCTAGTGATGTGATAATAGGTCTGATTTTGGAGACCTAACTAAATTTAGATCTAGACACAACAGTAACCAGCTCTCCAGCAGCGGAGCGACTGGAgtgcatgcacacgcacacacacaccaccatcaCCACAGCACTGCAGTTTATTCAAGGAAATGAAACACCTAACAATGTAAGCATTAACCGTTCCCTGCCCCACATTTCTGCGATGTAGCCATCCGCCTGGCCAGCTGTCAGCACTGCTGGTTATTTTAACATAGATTTGGAGGCAGTTTCATTGCCTTTTTAATGTAAATACGCAGTTACAGTCTTTCAACCCGCATTTGACTCACAAGACCCTAATGAGAGGGCTGTTAAGACTTTTTCTATTTGCTTGACAGCAACTCCGTGAGCAAATGGGGCTCAGCCAGCAGGATCaatgctggagccctgggccaggcCTCATGTTTGCAGATCTGCTCTGGAATTCTTGGCGGGCTGCAAAATGAACAATGTTTGCAGCAGTGCCAGCCATACCAGGGTCAACCAGTCTCCCCAGCTGAGGGATTTACAAAGCCCCCTCACCTCACTCCTCAGGGTGCCACTGATCCCTACAGGGACAGCTCTGCCAGGTGCATGATGGGTTTCTTTCATCATAAGCAGCTGGTAATACCAGAAGCAAGATACAAACTCCGGGGATCAGTACTTTATTAGAGAAGCAATGCTCATGCCACCGAGACGAGAACACAGTGGGCACCCAACGTGTGCAGCACAAATCCATGTCTGAAGTGCAGCACCCCTGAGCCACACTTGCCCTAAAGCAGACGGGATCAGGTCACACACTGAGCCAGCTGCCTCTGCAATTTAGATTTTGTAAAACTAAATGTATTTGAAGTTACAGAAACATAAGACAATTGTTATCTGCAGCAAAAGCAGCACATCTTGTTCCCACATTGGGGAGCCAATATTCTCTTCAGCTGTTTTTTAAATCCGCAAAGTTCTCCTACACTGAGATGCTGTCTCCCAAGTTTCAGCCCAGGGCAAATATTAAGGGCTGGTTTCTATAAAGGGACTATAGTAGATCACAGACAGATGTAATATAATATTAATATATAACATAACATGGCTATTGTGAGCGGATATTAACACTGAAAAACAGTCATTTTGGAAGGTCTCACATCGTCACAGGACAATGACATTACAAGCTGGGGATATTAAACAAGAGGTTACACTTTCAGAAGTGCCAAAGTGACAAGACACGTTGGGAAATGGGACTTAGGAACTTCTGAAAGTATTACCCCAGATGCCCACCCAACTCCCTGCACCTTAGACAGACACATACATGCAGCTCCATCAAGGCTACTCACAAGGTGTCGGATTCCGTTCCAGGTGTGGTAGGTGAGGGGGAAAGCCAAAGCAAACTTAGCAGAGTAGATAAGAGCAGGCCCCAGACTGAGCGACTTCACAAATGCCAGGTAATAGGGGAACTGTTCCGGGAGAATCAAGGCAGCCAGACCAAAGAGAGACACCCCTGGAAAAGAAAGAACCCACAAGTCAAACCAGCTGCCAATGGTAGCCAGCAGCTTACTCACCAGGAAAGAGAGAGCCCTGCAAGATAATCAgcactccccagctgggagccaggggctcCTACTCCCGGGCCCTGAAAAGCCAATGCAAACAAAATGAGCCAACTTCTTCTCCCACTCTCCTGGTTCCTCTGTATCAGTACAGCACAGCTCCCACAGGGAGCGGCCTTCAATTCTGCATGTCATAGTGAGGAGCTTGAAGGAGAGTTACTTTTAGGTGATTAGTGCAGGAGAGGTCACTTTTTGCTCTGACACACTTATGCCTTTAAGAACAATTCCAGTCAGTCTCAGCTTGGCTAAATAAACAAATAGCAACAGAATAGAAGGTGTGAGGTCACTTTGTTACCACAGTGttatcccctgaagtcaataaggCTATTAAGTACCTTACTGTTGGCCCCAGTCCAGCCAACACTGAAGTATGGGAGTAACTAGACTCATGCGAGTAGCCCCGAGTGACTATTCCTGAGAGTACAGTGACACACGCTCAAGCATTTGCCgaatcagggccttagtgcaTAAGCCAAACTACCTGGGAATGCAAGTTTCAGAGGATCCCCTCAATGTCTGAAAGGTAAGAGAGGAGCTCCACCAGAAAGTCCTCGAGAGTCCAGAATAGCAGGACAAAAATATCCACTCGCCAATCACTAACCAAACAGACAGTTTGGCAGGAGCCAAGCCCAGCAGCCCAATGGCACGTGAAGAGGCTGGCACACAAAGAGACGGCTTGACATAAGTGAGCACGCTAGCTGGAGAAGTGGTGGCAGCTTCTCTGTCATTTCTAGGCCAAGAGGCTTTTTACAGATGGTGCTGCCAAAAGAATGGGAgtgatcaaagaaagaagagcTAGCCAAGCCGTGATTAACCCTGCGTTCAGTGGAGCCCGATTGCTCTCCTCTGGTACGCGGGCTTAAGCAGCTCTATCTGCAGTGGTGCCAGCGCCTCCACGCCAACTAGCtgcttcccagctcagccactcgTGGTTTCAATGGCCTCTGTGTTTGCCTTGAGAAAGTGCAGGAATCAAGTGCTCATGTAATTGCTGGCCTGGCCGGTGAAAGCAGAGCTCCCTGCTCTGTTCCATTTTGTTGGCTGCACAGCTGTCTGGTGAGACAGTGCAGCCAGTGTGGGGTTACCCTTTGGATTCTAAAGGCCTGGGGAGGAGGCCTCTTGCTGTTCCCATGGCAGAGGTCAACAAAGGGCTCATTTTGTAAGTGAGTAATAAATCCTCTTTTACAGGCAATGGCAACTTTGTGAGCTTGAAAACAACTAGCGGGTTCGAAAGCACACTAGCTACTGGCCAAGCGCCCCGCACAGAAGGGCAGGCATTTCCCAGCCCTCTGGGGAAGGAGTAGCTTTGGGCTGAGGAGAATGACCAACAGGACCACAAGGCTTGGACCATGTTGACAAACTACCTCtctgcctggcacaatgggtgTCACTCCTCCTGGTATGATATTACGGAGAAGGGCACATGGGCTAACTCAAAGGGCATTAGGGAATAAACCCGCTGGGCTCACAAGATCCAGCAAGGAGATAAATTGCGCTGACGTAACAGAGTGATCTGCAGCAAGCACTCAC
Above is a window of Chrysemys picta bellii isolate R12L10 chromosome 20, ASM1138683v2, whole genome shotgun sequence DNA encoding:
- the SDHC gene encoding succinate dehydrogenase cytochrome b560 subunit, mitochondrial isoform X1 is translated as MAASLLRHVGQRCLWTRLGPSLSVRHVVPMGTTAKEEMAQFWDKNSQSNRPMSPHITIYKWSLPMMMSIGHRGTGVAMSAGVSLFGLAALILPEQFPYYLAFVKSLSLGPALIYSAKFALAFPLTYHTWNGIRHLMWDMGKGFKIPQVYQSGVLVLVLTLLSSAGLAAM
- the SDHC gene encoding succinate dehydrogenase cytochrome b560 subunit, mitochondrial isoform X2 translates to MGTTAKEEMAQFWDKNSQSNRPMSPHITIYKWSLPMMMSIGHRGTGVAMSAGVSLFGLAALILPEQFPYYLAFVKSLSLGPALIYSAKFALAFPLTYHTWNGIRHLMWDMGKGFKIPQVYQSGVLVLVLTLLSSAGLAAM